Proteins from one Elgaria multicarinata webbii isolate HBS135686 ecotype San Diego chromosome 3, rElgMul1.1.pri, whole genome shotgun sequence genomic window:
- the LOC134395332 gene encoding protein SSUH2 homolog, which translates to MTQIPGPSAPPLYVISDYKDTTARDGEGKYFPSPPDMVSGHVGEPQPALMDWNAMAISKDIAKEAFLQYAANNCCYSKVPAREMEIREAQSFNTYRYFLETFTESRSCKWKTEPYKGDPVDSSPDGRAPYPWAVTVEVSDMFEKETRKIIVPRTMSVKECPNCRGRGKTTCVFCHGVGIDCSHCFGRGHVTCSKCGGKRKLLTFLQMKVKWENNIFEHVMDHGFGFPIKLFKTVNGQIMLLDDQPKVSPVVGFPERTINQVSRDAVEQHQAQFSSVTCIPGQVYPGHDFPGSATWNVAEKPEFPSISWMLRQRQTVELIYLTRVEYEWHGKFYSFYVYGNEHKVYAADYPKKCCCTIL; encoded by the exons ATGACTCAGATCCCAGGaccttctgctcctcccctctATGTCATTTCTGACTACAAAGACACAACAGCTCGAGATGGTG AAGGAAAATATTTCCCTTCTCCACCTGACATGGTGTCTGGACATGTAGGTGAACCGCAGCCAGCTCTGATGGATTGGAA TGCAATGGCCATTTCAAAAGATATAGCCAAAGAAGCATTTCTCCAGTATGCTGCAAACAACTGCTGCTACAGTAAGGTCCCAGCCAGGGAGATGGAGATTCGTGAGGCACAATCATTCAATACTTACAGA TATTTTTTGGAGACCTTCACTGAATCAAGATCCTGTAAATGGAAAACAGAGCCTTATAAAG GTGATCCTGTAGATTCCAGTCCCGATGGCAGAGCTCCTTATCCTTGGGCTGTGACAGTAGAAGTTTCTGACATGTTTGAAAAGGAGACCAGGAAGATCATAGTACCTCGCACCATGTCAGTAAAG GAATGTCCGAACTGCAGAGGTCGGGGTAAAACGACATGCGTTTTCTGTCACGGAGTTGGGATAGA CTGTTCTCATTGTTTTGGTCGGGGGCACGTAACGTGTAGCAAGTGTGGGGGGAAACGAAAATTGCTGACCTTCCTTCAGATGAAAGTTAAATG GGAGAACAACATTTTTGAACATGTGATGGATCATGGATTTGGATTTCCTATTAAACTCTTCAAAACAGTTAATGGACAAATAATGTTACTTGATGATCAGCCTAAG GTATCTCCAGTGGTAGGTTTCCCTGAAAGAACCATAAATCAAGTATCCCGGGATGCGGTTGAACAACACCAAGCTCAGTTTTCATCTGTAACTTGCATCCCAGGGCAG GTATATCCAGGACATGATTTCCCTGGTAGTGCCACCTGGAATGTTGCTGAAAAACCTGAATTTCCATCCATCAGCTGGATGCTGAGGCAG AGACAAACAGTTGAACTGATATATCTTACTAGGGTGGAATATGAATGGCATGGGAAATTCTACTCCTTTTACGTTTATGGAAATGAGCACAAGGTGTACGCAGCGGATTATCCTAAGAAGTGTTGCTGCACTATCCTGTGA